The Listeria welshimeri serovar 6b str. SLCC5334 genome has a window encoding:
- the flhF gene encoding flagellar biosynthesis protein FlhF, producing the protein MGKHLVEKMEIFKANSKREIHKKIRLVTNEPYKITDERVTKLGVFKKQYEVTAVIMSEVAIADGRIDFQETFQKSVVKSRPKTDDLLKKEKLLEMLASGAELVASTPLLEERKTQEEELANMRLELAALNRELAVKMREEREQNSDFVKFLKGRGISDTYVADFMQAGRKQFKQVETAHLDDIRDWFVPYLSGKLAVEDSFDLSNHRIISLIGQTGVGKTTTLVKLGWQLLKQNRTVGFITTDTFRSGAVEQFQGYADKLDVELIVATSPAELEEAVQYMTYVSGVDHILIDTVGRNYLAEESVNEIAAYTNVVHPDLTCFTFSSGMKSADVMTILPKLAEIPIDGFIITKMDETTRIGDLYTVMQETNLPVLYMTDGQNITENIFRPKSRWLAERFVGTDRRQVLE; encoded by the coding sequence ATGGGAAAACATTTAGTAGAAAAGATGGAAATTTTTAAGGCGAATTCCAAGCGAGAAATACATAAAAAAATTCGCTTAGTAACGAATGAACCTTATAAAATTACGGATGAGCGTGTCACAAAGCTTGGGGTTTTTAAGAAACAGTATGAAGTGACGGCGGTCATTATGAGTGAAGTGGCAATAGCAGATGGTCGAATAGACTTCCAAGAAACTTTTCAAAAATCAGTGGTGAAAAGTAGACCGAAAACAGATGATTTATTAAAAAAAGAAAAGTTACTAGAAATGCTTGCTTCGGGGGCAGAACTCGTAGCATCGACTCCACTGCTTGAAGAACGAAAAACACAGGAAGAAGAACTTGCAAACATGCGTCTGGAACTGGCGGCATTAAACCGAGAACTTGCCGTGAAAATGCGTGAGGAACGTGAGCAAAATAGTGATTTTGTGAAATTTTTGAAGGGGCGCGGGATAAGCGATACTTATGTGGCGGACTTTATGCAGGCGGGGCGGAAACAGTTTAAACAGGTGGAAACAGCGCATTTAGACGATATCAGAGATTGGTTCGTTCCCTATTTATCTGGAAAATTAGCAGTCGAAGATTCATTTGATTTAAGTAATCACCGGATTATTTCTCTGATTGGCCAGACAGGTGTTGGTAAAACTACGACGCTTGTAAAACTTGGTTGGCAACTTTTAAAACAGAATCGCACAGTGGGTTTTATCACAACGGATACTTTTCGTTCAGGTGCGGTTGAACAGTTTCAAGGATATGCAGACAAACTTGATGTGGAGCTTATTGTTGCGACTAGCCCAGCAGAACTTGAGGAAGCCGTGCAGTATATGACTTATGTTAGTGGAGTTGATCATATTTTGATTGATACGGTTGGCAGGAACTATTTGGCAGAGGAATCGGTGAATGAGATTGCGGCATATACGAATGTCGTTCATCCAGATTTAACTTGTTTTACATTTTCTTCTGGCATGAAAAGTGCTGATGTGATGACGATTTTACCAAAACTAGCAGAAATTCCAATCGATGGTTTTATTATTACAAAAATGGATGAAACGACCCGGATTGGTGATTTATACACGGTGATGCAAGAAACGAATTTGCCGGTGCTCTATATGACTGACGGGCAAAATATAACTGAAAATATTTTCAGACCAAAAAGTCGTTGGTTGGCGGAACGATTTGTTGGAACGGATAGGAGGCAGGTACTGGAATGA
- a CDS encoding flagellar basal-body rod protein FlgG, producing MKGLYIGAAGMMNYMQHIQVHSNNVANAQTPGFKFDQLTSEVISRNKVNYQNSPVARQVGTIDYGVRPAATHINLTAGSSYITNRDRDFFMQDTNPEQGSNFFLTAKNGEISLSRGGQFHSDQFGFLRTSDGANVLSATGEAIQVGQKTSIRAEANGDLFNADTNQYLGRIGTKFVSADQADSLVKDGEGRLHVNGINTINLPAGQGNIQNGVLETSNVDLGIEMVQLMDNQRMVQASKNVVNMFDKVYDKEATGLIRQ from the coding sequence ATGAAAGGATTATATATTGGGGCTGCTGGGATGATGAATTATATGCAACATATTCAAGTTCATTCGAATAACGTGGCAAATGCGCAGACGCCAGGTTTTAAATTTGATCAACTCACAAGTGAAGTTATTTCGAGGAATAAGGTGAACTATCAGAACAGTCCTGTCGCTAGGCAAGTGGGAACGATTGATTACGGTGTTCGACCAGCTGCAACACATATTAATTTAACGGCTGGTTCAAGTTATATTACTAACCGTGACCGAGATTTCTTTATGCAAGACACAAATCCTGAACAAGGTAGTAATTTTTTCCTTACTGCTAAAAATGGAGAAATTTCACTTTCACGTGGGGGGCAGTTTCATTCTGACCAATTTGGATTTTTACGAACATCTGATGGAGCAAATGTGCTTAGTGCAACCGGAGAAGCAATTCAAGTGGGACAAAAAACATCTATCCGTGCTGAAGCAAATGGCGATTTATTCAATGCAGATACGAATCAATATTTAGGACGAATTGGAACAAAATTTGTTTCAGCTGACCAAGCGGACAGTTTAGTAAAAGACGGAGAAGGAAGACTGCATGTGAACGGGATAAACACAATTAATTTACCAGCTGGACAAGGGAATATTCAAAACGGTGTACTAGAAACCTCTAATGTTGATTTAGGCATTGAGATGGTACAACTGATGGATAACCAGCGTATGGTACAAGCTTCTAAAAATGTCGTCAATATGTTTGATAAAGTGTACGACAAAGAAGCAACGGGATTAATTCGACAGTAA
- a CDS encoding CheR family methyltransferase has translation MIPDLEKDYLYFTRVVKRDLGLDLALYKETQMKRRILSFIVKKKYFTFGEFFKHLKKDAVLLDEFISLITINVSSFFRNRNRWDVLEKQVIPRLLEDSRGKLRVWSAACSSGEEPYSLAIMMERSVGTRHYDILATDLEPAILKRAVIGEYQSRQMEELNEEERNTAFVENGDTYQILPKYRKAIRFRRHDLLTDYYEKGFDLIVCRNVLIYFTAEGKHQAYQKFADSLRRGGVLFIGGSEQILNPADYGLATLNNFFYIKT, from the coding sequence ATGATTCCAGATTTGGAAAAGGATTATCTTTACTTTACTCGTGTCGTCAAAAGGGACTTAGGTTTAGATTTAGCGCTGTATAAAGAAACACAAATGAAACGACGAATCTTGTCTTTTATTGTGAAGAAAAAATATTTTACGTTTGGTGAATTTTTTAAACATCTAAAAAAGGATGCTGTGCTGTTAGACGAGTTCATTAGTTTGATTACGATTAATGTTTCGTCGTTTTTCCGAAATCGTAATCGTTGGGACGTGCTTGAAAAACAAGTGATTCCAAGGTTGCTTGAAGATAGTAGAGGAAAACTTCGGGTTTGGAGTGCGGCTTGTTCATCAGGTGAGGAGCCGTATTCACTGGCAATTATGATGGAACGATCGGTTGGCACAAGACACTATGACATTTTAGCAACAGACCTTGAACCAGCTATTTTAAAGCGGGCAGTCATTGGAGAATACCAAAGCCGTCAAATGGAAGAACTTAACGAAGAAGAACGAAACACTGCATTCGTTGAAAATGGGGATACATATCAAATTTTACCTAAATACCGAAAAGCCATTCGTTTTAGGCGTCACGATTTGCTGACGGATTATTACGAAAAAGGATTTGATTTAATTGTTTGTCGCAATGTCTTGATTTATTTCACAGCAGAAGGCAAACATCAAGCATATCAGAAATTTGCAGACTCACTAAGGCGAGGAGGAGTCCTTTTTATCGGCGGTTCAGAGCAAATTTTAAATCCAGCCGATTATGGACTCGCTACATTAAATAACTTTTTCTACATAAAAACATAG
- a CDS encoding DUF3964 family protein translates to MGRIENIKKLAFFEDKPGLAEQILMLEKKTQLFLPNEFEIRQTVGYEIGDKEVILGRLESFYFLALKGVEEDNYRSQAFASEADAKAFFVHLPEMENELVAFWLNEVELVR, encoded by the coding sequence ATGGGACGAATAGAAAACATTAAAAAATTAGCTTTTTTTGAGGACAAACCTGGACTTGCTGAACAAATTCTCATGTTAGAAAAGAAAACACAACTTTTTTTACCAAATGAATTTGAAATTAGACAAACAGTCGGCTATGAAATCGGGGATAAAGAAGTCATATTAGGTCGGCTAGAGTCATTTTATTTTCTCGCTTTAAAAGGTGTGGAAGAAGATAATTACAGATCGCAAGCATTTGCCAGTGAAGCTGATGCAAAAGCATTTTTCGTTCATTTACCAGAAATGGAAAATGAGTTAGTCGCTTTTTGGTTAAATGAAGTGGAATTAGTTCGCTGA
- the motA gene encoding flagellar motor stator protein MotA — protein MEITTIVGLVLAVIVIAGSFMIQNISLAMLFSAEALIVIILGTITAVMMAHPWSDVKVVPKLFKILFTKEKMPDKVDVLVQYKEYADEIRRSGVLALEDSVDEIEDPFMKRGMRLVVDGQSSPEFLRDVLEEEVASMEERHAAYAKIFASAGAYAPTLGVLGAAMGLIHAMGEMSNPDKLSEAIAAAFVCTIFGIFTGYVLWTPFANKLKVKSQKEVHLRYMMIEGVVALQERNAPRVVEERLLSFLSPKEKDVLRNGKGKKTREVEETERGQASQETA, from the coding sequence GTGGAAATAACAACGATTGTAGGACTTGTTTTGGCAGTGATAGTCATTGCGGGTTCGTTTATGATTCAAAATATATCACTGGCGATGTTATTTAGCGCTGAAGCTTTAATTGTCATTATACTTGGGACAATTACAGCAGTTATGATGGCACACCCGTGGAGTGATGTAAAAGTAGTACCAAAACTATTTAAAATTCTTTTTACGAAAGAAAAGATGCCAGACAAAGTGGATGTGCTTGTACAATACAAAGAATATGCAGATGAAATCAGACGTAGTGGTGTACTTGCACTAGAAGACTCTGTAGACGAAATTGAAGATCCGTTTATGAAACGAGGCATGCGTTTAGTTGTAGATGGTCAGTCTTCTCCAGAATTTTTACGGGATGTTTTGGAAGAAGAAGTAGCGAGTATGGAAGAACGTCATGCTGCTTATGCCAAGATTTTCGCCTCAGCTGGAGCATATGCACCAACGCTCGGTGTACTTGGAGCAGCAATGGGACTCATTCATGCGATGGGAGAAATGTCGAACCCAGACAAACTTAGTGAAGCAATAGCAGCGGCCTTTGTTTGTACCATTTTCGGGATTTTCACCGGTTATGTACTTTGGACACCATTTGCCAATAAATTAAAAGTAAAATCACAAAAAGAAGTGCATTTAAGATACATGATGATTGAGGGAGTCGTCGCGCTTCAAGAACGAAATGCACCACGAGTTGTGGAAGAACGTTTATTATCTTTTTTAAGTCCAAAAGAGAAAGATGTGCTGCGAAATGGAAAAGGGAAGAAAACGAGAGAAGTGGAGGAAACAGAGCGTGGCCAAGCGTCGCAAGAAACCGCATGA
- a CDS encoding flagellar motor protein MotB: protein MAKRRKKPHEEHVDETWLIPYSDLLTLLLALFIVLFASSSVDAKKFEQMGNAFKKIVEEGAAGNQAYVSKGKGPDDPNVNAVLKAMDEQDKKKDANEQEKAKKAAAALLKKQNEEKIEAFKKQIDSYIAAERLGAKMTTKYSDEGLLITIRDDILFQSGSAELTAGKREIAKEIGELFAQGKGTMEGIVSGHTDNVPISTSIYSSNWELSVARAVNFMEAIIQENSEVNPGEFSARGYGEFRPVAKNDIAANREKNRRVEIMVRPINRDTLDEDK from the coding sequence GTGGCCAAGCGTCGCAAGAAACCGCATGAGGAACACGTTGATGAAACGTGGTTAATTCCATATAGTGATTTGCTGACTCTTTTACTTGCTCTATTTATCGTTCTATTTGCCTCCAGTTCAGTTGATGCAAAAAAATTCGAACAAATGGGAAATGCGTTTAAGAAAATTGTGGAGGAAGGCGCGGCTGGAAATCAAGCATATGTATCCAAAGGAAAAGGACCAGATGATCCAAATGTGAATGCAGTTTTGAAGGCGATGGATGAGCAAGATAAAAAGAAAGATGCAAATGAACAAGAGAAAGCCAAAAAAGCAGCAGCAGCCCTACTTAAAAAGCAAAATGAAGAAAAGATTGAAGCGTTTAAAAAACAAATCGATAGCTATATTGCAGCTGAACGATTAGGAGCAAAAATGACGACGAAATACTCGGATGAAGGGCTTTTGATTACCATTCGCGACGATATTTTATTCCAGTCGGGTAGTGCAGAATTAACAGCAGGAAAACGTGAAATAGCCAAAGAAATTGGGGAACTATTTGCTCAAGGGAAGGGAACGATGGAAGGTATTGTTTCAGGACATACTGATAATGTTCCGATTAGTACATCAATTTATTCTTCCAACTGGGAATTAAGTGTCGCGCGGGCGGTGAATTTCATGGAAGCGATTATTCAAGAAAACAGTGAAGTGAACCCAGGTGAGTTTAGTGCTCGCGGCTACGGAGAATTTAGACCCGTCGCAAAAAATGATATCGCAGCAAATCGCGAAAAAAATCGGCGTGTTGAAATTATGGTGCGACCAATTAATCGCGATACGCTTGATGAAGATAAGTAG
- a CDS encoding glycosyltransferase family 2 protein gives MRPLISICMIVKNEAHILRQSLASFRKFTEEIIIVDTGSTDETKEIAKEFTDFVYDFEWTGNFSDARNFAAKHATGKWILAIDADECLEEESYLQLKKQLKAPTEPIQMAQIISFTGEKGRVTTTNQMARVYKNDGTICFRGVIHEQLEGIDKHAVETGFAPVKIYHYGYMSEIVEKQGKSDRNLRLLEKEVKNNKNSGFVHFNIGQEMNRLGDKKEALKEFTKAFRLRDNNQYIWAKLSAYHISELLEQEKRYEESLAIIEEAKVIWPNVPEFPLKKANILYLHHQLEDAKEIYHSLLDNKVIDYQPIVLYEATNFMPHKMLGTIYLEEKDYTRAMTHFSKAYAENSSDYGVMFQMIMLLSKFHQPKEIFAFMERHNFISSTETGLRLLSMTTQQGYAELSELIVQSLTDVYPPVAEATEVKIATIRNVFPVISESAIVFGIKEELIDAADLCLWHYENPQLPIERVMKNSDVGDIYNFIFENGPRISKKRYLFVLERAIALGKGEYADYLLALRNVYHDSINSHIADLFFQYDFADIALDFYNIVDADEVTKEGYINLINYLMDADVMDEALSIAERGIDNFSTDFRFYLWTIKIDTENRANRISEAMDEFPNNRYLAKLLDEVSVFQDTATNNR, from the coding sequence ATGCGGCCGTTAATTTCGATTTGTATGATAGTCAAAAATGAAGCACATATTTTAAGACAAAGTTTAGCGTCTTTTAGAAAATTTACAGAAGAAATCATTATTGTAGATACAGGTTCCACTGACGAAACCAAGGAAATAGCAAAAGAATTCACTGATTTTGTCTATGATTTTGAATGGACAGGCAACTTTTCTGATGCAAGAAACTTTGCGGCTAAACATGCAACGGGAAAATGGATTTTAGCCATTGATGCAGATGAATGTTTGGAAGAAGAAAGTTACCTTCAATTAAAAAAACAATTGAAAGCCCCTACAGAGCCTATTCAGATGGCACAAATTATAAGTTTTACAGGAGAAAAAGGACGAGTAACAACGACGAACCAAATGGCGCGTGTCTATAAGAATGATGGAACTATTTGTTTCCGCGGAGTGATCCATGAACAACTGGAAGGAATAGACAAACATGCAGTTGAAACGGGATTTGCACCTGTGAAAATTTACCATTATGGTTATATGTCGGAAATTGTAGAAAAACAAGGAAAGTCAGACCGCAATTTACGTTTATTAGAAAAAGAAGTAAAAAATAATAAAAATAGTGGATTTGTGCACTTTAATATTGGTCAAGAAATGAATCGTCTTGGTGATAAAAAAGAAGCATTGAAAGAATTCACTAAAGCATTTCGGTTGCGTGATAATAATCAGTATATTTGGGCTAAATTGAGTGCCTACCATATTTCCGAACTACTTGAACAAGAAAAACGATATGAGGAAAGTTTGGCAATTATTGAAGAAGCAAAAGTCATTTGGCCAAATGTGCCAGAATTCCCACTTAAAAAGGCAAACATTTTATATTTACATCATCAATTAGAAGATGCTAAAGAAATTTATCATAGTTTACTTGATAATAAAGTAATCGATTATCAACCCATTGTTTTGTATGAAGCAACAAACTTTATGCCACATAAAATGCTTGGAACAATTTATCTAGAGGAAAAAGATTATACTCGAGCAATGACTCATTTTTCCAAAGCTTATGCTGAAAATAGTTCTGACTATGGTGTCATGTTCCAAATGATTATGCTACTGAGCAAATTCCATCAACCGAAAGAGATTTTTGCATTTATGGAACGCCATAACTTTATTTCTAGTACGGAAACGGGTTTACGTTTACTTTCGATGACAACGCAACAAGGTTATGCTGAACTTTCCGAACTCATCGTTCAGTCGCTAACCGATGTGTATCCTCCAGTCGCAGAAGCAACAGAAGTGAAAATCGCTACAATTCGTAATGTATTCCCAGTAATTAGCGAATCAGCTATTGTTTTTGGAATCAAAGAGGAATTAATTGATGCGGCCGACTTATGTTTATGGCATTACGAAAACCCGCAATTACCAATCGAACGCGTCATGAAAAATAGTGATGTTGGCGATATTTATAATTTTATCTTTGAAAATGGTCCAAGAATTAGCAAAAAACGCTATTTGTTCGTATTAGAACGGGCAATTGCACTCGGAAAAGGCGAGTATGCTGATTACTTATTAGCGCTTCGAAATGTTTATCATGATAGCATTAACAGCCATATTGCTGACCTGTTTTTCCAATATGATTTTGCGGATATAGCGCTTGATTTTTATAATATCGTGGATGCAGACGAAGTGACAAAAGAAGGCTATATCAACCTAATCAACTACTTAATGGATGCTGATGTAATGGATGAAGCACTTTCAATTGCGGAGCGTGGCATAGATAATTTTAGTACGGATTTCCGTTTTTACCTTTGGACAATCAAAATTGATACTGAAAACCGCGCCAATCGTATTAGCGAAGCAATGGATGAATTTCCAAATAATCGTTATTTAGCAAAACTGTTAGATGAAGTGAGTGTGTTTCAAGATACTGCTACCAACAATCGATAG
- a CDS encoding chemotaxis protein: MTEEKGILLQSGTNELEIVTFTVGENLFCINVLKVKEIIHPLEVTPVPDSNPAIEGVSQVRGEIMPVVNLARVMKLPEIEPENTKFIITELNQMKIVFRVDEVHRIQRISWEQIEEPEKLSIGLEELAVGIVKLDGNLVLLLDYEKIIYEISGNADFAVTGEDRITRKVNREEKTIFIAEDSQMLRQLLEDTLHEAGYTNLQFFANGREAKEHIFKLLKEQKERTFENVNLLITDIEMPQMDGHHLTKVIKEDEIGRELPVVIFSSLITEDLEHKGAGVGADAQVSKPNIHQLINILDELVL, translated from the coding sequence ATGACAGAAGAAAAAGGAATTTTACTACAAAGTGGGACAAATGAATTAGAAATCGTTACATTTACAGTTGGCGAAAACTTATTTTGCATTAATGTTTTAAAAGTGAAAGAAATTATTCATCCGCTAGAAGTGACTCCTGTACCAGATTCAAATCCGGCAATTGAGGGTGTTTCGCAAGTTCGAGGCGAAATTATGCCAGTCGTAAATCTTGCACGCGTAATGAAATTACCAGAAATCGAACCAGAAAACACCAAATTTATTATTACAGAGCTAAATCAAATGAAAATTGTTTTCCGGGTTGATGAAGTGCACCGTATTCAACGTATTTCTTGGGAACAAATTGAAGAACCAGAGAAACTATCGATTGGTTTAGAAGAATTAGCTGTTGGTATCGTGAAACTAGATGGTAATTTAGTACTTTTACTTGATTATGAAAAAATTATTTACGAAATCAGTGGAAATGCCGATTTTGCAGTGACTGGTGAGGATCGTATTACTCGAAAAGTTAACCGCGAAGAGAAGACAATTTTTATTGCCGAAGATTCACAAATGCTACGACAATTGCTTGAAGATACGCTACACGAGGCAGGTTATACAAATCTACAGTTCTTTGCAAATGGTCGCGAAGCAAAAGAACATATTTTTAAATTGCTCAAAGAACAAAAAGAGCGAACGTTTGAAAATGTTAACTTGTTAATTACTGATATCGAAATGCCACAAATGGATGGACACCATTTAACCAAAGTGATTAAAGAAGATGAAATTGGTCGCGAATTGCCAGTAGTTATTTTCTCTTCGTTGATTACAGAGGATCTTGAACATAAAGGTGCTGGTGTCGGAGCAGACGCACAAGTAAGCAAACCAAATATCCATCAGCTTATTAATATTTTAGATGAGCTAGTTTTATAA
- a CDS encoding FliC/FljB family flagellin translates to MKVNTNIISLKTQEYLRKNNEGMTQAQERLASGKRINSSLDDAAGLAVVTRMNVKSTGLDAASKNSSMGIDLLQTADSALSSMSSILQRMRQLAVQSSNGSFSDEDRKQYTAEFGSLIKELDHVADTTNYNNIKLLDQTATGAATQVSIQASDKANDLINIDLFNAKGLSAGTITLGSGSTVAGYSALSVADADSSQEATEAIDELINNISNGRALLGAGMSRLSYNVSNVNNQSIATKASASSIEDADMAAEMSEMTKYKILTQTSISMLSQANQTPQMLTQLINS, encoded by the coding sequence ATGAAAGTAAATACTAATATCATTAGCTTGAAAACTCAAGAATATCTTCGTAAAAACAACGAAGGCATGACTCAAGCGCAAGAACGTTTAGCATCTGGTAAACGTATTAACAGTTCTCTTGATGACGCTGCTGGTCTTGCAGTTGTTACTCGTATGAACGTTAAATCTACAGGCTTAGATGCAGCAAGCAAAAACTCATCCATGGGTATTGACTTGTTACAAACAGCGGATTCAGCTCTTAGCTCCATGAGTTCAATCTTGCAACGTATGCGTCAATTAGCAGTACAATCTTCAAACGGTTCATTCAGTGACGAAGATCGTAAACAATATACTGCTGAATTCGGTAGCTTAATCAAAGAACTTGATCACGTTGCTGACACTACTAACTACAACAACATTAAACTTCTAGATCAAACTGCTACAGGTGCTGCAACTCAAGTAAGCATCCAAGCATCTGATAAAGCGAATGACTTAATCAATATCGATCTTTTCAATGCTAAAGGTCTTTCTGCTGGAACAATCACTTTAGGTAGTGGTTCTACAGTTGCTGGTTATAGTGCATTATCTGTTGCTGATGCTGATTCTTCTCAAGAAGCAACTGAAGCTATTGATGAATTAATTAATAACATTTCTAACGGTCGTGCGCTTCTTGGTGCTGGTATGAGTCGCCTTAGCTACAATGTATCTAACGTGAACAACCAATCCATCGCAACAAAAGCATCTGCTTCCTCTATTGAAGATGCAGATATGGCTGCTGAAATGTCCGAAATGACTAAATACAAAATTCTTACACAAACATCAATCAGCATGCTTTCTCAAGCAAACCAAACACCGCAAATGTTAACTCAATTAATTAACAGCTAA
- a CDS encoding response regulator has translation MLKLLIVDDAMFMRTMIKNIVKDSDFEVVAEAENGLEAVKKYDEVKPDIVTLDITMPEMDGLEALAQIMAKDPSAKVIMCSAMGQQGMVVDAIKKGAKDFIVKPFQADRVLEALEKAAK, from the coding sequence ATGTTGAAGTTGTTGATTGTCGACGATGCGATGTTCATGCGTACGATGATTAAAAATATCGTGAAAGATAGCGATTTTGAAGTAGTTGCAGAAGCAGAAAATGGACTAGAAGCAGTCAAAAAATATGATGAAGTAAAACCGGATATCGTTACCCTTGATATTACGATGCCGGAAATGGATGGCTTAGAAGCACTTGCCCAAATTATGGCAAAAGATCCATCGGCAAAAGTGATTATGTGTTCGGCAATGGGGCAACAAGGCATGGTGGTTGATGCAATTAAAAAAGGTGCCAAAGACTTTATTGTAAAACCTTTCCAAGCGGACCGGGTTTTAGAAGCATTAGAAAAAGCAGCTAAGTAG
- a CDS encoding chemotaxis protein CheA — translation MTTNMLDLFIEEASEHLQALNDNLLQLEKEPTNGQLVSEIFRSAHTFKGMSATMGFQQVADLTHAMENVLDEVRNNRLAVTEHLVDIIFTCTSHLETMVSDIQHGGQGAADITKTVADLEALLHPEQEAELVVEKTYRIQIQIEEAAILKAVRAVMCLERLAEIGIISETLPDREAIELEEFEHTFEVVLESAQSKEEIEAVILAISEIEKVIVTEEVEEVQIIEPIKKAAKQTTKRLENKTIRVQLEKIEKLMNVFEESVIERARIDEIAEKTNNKELMEHLGRFSSISKEIQNGLLNMRMVPVDSVFNRFPKMVRTLAKELGKKIDLVIEGADTEVDKIVIDEIGDPLVHLIRNSVDHGAETVEVRRKNGKNETATINLKAFHSGNNVVIEIADDGAGINKRKVLEKAITKNVVTRAESTKMTDAEIFDLLFDSGFSTADQVSDLSGRGVGLDVVRNTILKIGGKISVESSENAGSTFRIEIPLTLSIIQSMLVATSERRYAVPLANVAEAITINPADIQHVHGKDLINYRETIIEVLDLGQCFHETPLKDTDELLLLVVKNAKRTFGLIIKDIIGQREIVLKTLGSFFSESQIAFSGATILGDGRVVLILNLETF, via the coding sequence ATGACTACAAATATGTTAGACCTGTTTATAGAAGAAGCGTCAGAACATTTACAGGCGCTAAATGATAATCTGTTACAGCTTGAGAAAGAGCCAACGAACGGACAGTTAGTAAGTGAGATTTTCCGTTCAGCACATACGTTTAAAGGAATGTCGGCAACAATGGGATTCCAGCAGGTGGCTGATTTAACGCATGCAATGGAAAATGTACTAGATGAGGTTCGTAATAATCGATTGGCTGTAACAGAGCATTTGGTAGACATTATTTTTACATGTACATCTCATTTGGAAACAATGGTTTCAGATATCCAGCACGGCGGACAAGGCGCTGCGGATATTACAAAAACCGTAGCCGACTTAGAAGCACTCCTACATCCAGAACAAGAAGCTGAATTAGTTGTAGAAAAAACTTACCGCATTCAGATTCAAATTGAAGAAGCAGCCATTTTGAAAGCAGTCCGGGCAGTGATGTGTTTAGAACGACTTGCAGAGATTGGAATTATTTCGGAAACGCTGCCAGATAGAGAAGCGATTGAGCTAGAAGAATTTGAGCACACTTTTGAAGTAGTTTTAGAGTCGGCCCAATCAAAAGAAGAAATCGAAGCAGTTATCCTAGCTATTTCTGAAATCGAAAAAGTGATAGTGACCGAAGAAGTGGAAGAAGTTCAAATCATTGAACCAATCAAAAAAGCCGCAAAACAAACAACCAAACGATTAGAAAATAAAACCATTCGTGTACAACTTGAAAAAATCGAAAAGCTAATGAACGTTTTTGAAGAAAGCGTCATTGAACGGGCGAGAATTGATGAAATCGCAGAAAAAACGAATAACAAAGAATTGATGGAACATCTAGGACGATTCAGTTCCATCTCCAAAGAAATTCAAAACGGCTTACTCAATATGCGAATGGTTCCAGTGGATAGTGTTTTCAATCGCTTTCCAAAAATGGTACGCACGCTAGCCAAAGAATTAGGAAAGAAAATTGATTTAGTAATTGAAGGTGCAGATACAGAAGTCGACAAAATCGTTATTGATGAAATTGGCGACCCACTTGTGCACTTAATCCGTAACTCGGTAGACCACGGTGCAGAAACTGTCGAAGTAAGACGTAAGAATGGTAAAAATGAAACGGCCACTATTAACTTGAAAGCCTTCCATAGTGGTAATAATGTTGTTATTGAGATTGCTGACGACGGTGCTGGGATTAATAAACGTAAAGTATTAGAAAAAGCAATTACAAAAAATGTGGTCACAAGAGCTGAATCAACGAAAATGACCGATGCAGAAATTTTTGATTTACTATTTGATTCCGGTTTCAGTACTGCGGACCAAGTATCTGATCTTTCTGGACGAGGTGTTGGTTTAGATGTTGTTCGTAATACGATTCTTAAAATCGGCGGGAAAATCAGTGTAGAATCAAGTGAAAATGCGGGTTCGACCTTCCGAATTGAGATTCCATTGACATTATCCATCATCCAATCGATGCTCGTTGCAACATCAGAACGTCGCTATGCAGTACCGCTTGCAAATGTAGCTGAGGCAATTACGATTAACCCAGCAGATATCCAACACGTTCACGGCAAAGATTTAATAAATTACCGTGAAACGATTATCGAAGTACTTGATTTAGGTCAGTGCTTCCATGAAACGCCTTTAAAAGATACGGATGAACTACTTTTACTCGTTGTCAAAAATGCCAAGCGAACTTTTGGACTAATTATTAAAGATATTATCGGTCAACGGGAAATTGTTTTAAAAACACTTGGTAGCTTTTTCAGCGAAAGTCAGATTGCCTTTTCTGGGGCAACGATATTGGGCGATGGCCGCGTTGTATTAATTTTAAATTTAGAAACATTTTAA